The proteins below are encoded in one region of Roseovarius bejariae:
- a CDS encoding acetyl-CoA carboxylase carboxyltransferase subunit alpha, protein MTNYLDFEKPLAEIEGKAEELRALARSSEDKMDVEEEAGALDRKAEGMLKDLYKSLTPWRKCQVARHPERPHCRDYIEALFTEYTPLAGDRNFADDHAVMGGLARLDDKPVMVIGHEKGNDTKSRIERNFGMARPEGYRKAIRLMEMADNFGLPVITLVDTPGAYPGKGAEERGQSEAIARSTEKCLQIGVPLISGVIGEGGSGGAVAFATANRVAMLEHSVYSVISPEGCASILWKDAEKMREAAEALRLTAQDLLKLGVADKVIEEPLGGAHRNAEAAIASVGESIKSLLSELEGKSPEKLIKDRRKKFLDLGNKGLAA, encoded by the coding sequence ATGACCAATTACCTCGACTTCGAGAAACCTCTGGCTGAAATCGAAGGCAAAGCCGAGGAGCTACGCGCCCTCGCCCGATCCAGCGAAGACAAGATGGATGTCGAGGAAGAGGCCGGCGCGCTCGACCGCAAGGCCGAGGGGATGCTCAAGGATCTCTACAAATCGCTGACCCCGTGGCGCAAATGCCAAGTGGCCCGCCATCCCGAACGCCCCCATTGCCGCGACTACATCGAGGCGCTCTTTACCGAATACACCCCACTGGCCGGCGACCGGAACTTTGCCGATGATCACGCCGTCATGGGCGGCCTCGCACGGCTGGATGACAAACCCGTCATGGTCATCGGCCATGAAAAGGGCAACGACACCAAGTCACGGATCGAACGCAACTTCGGCATGGCCCGGCCCGAAGGCTACCGCAAAGCAATCCGCCTGATGGAAATGGCCGATAACTTCGGCCTGCCGGTGATCACCCTTGTCGACACCCCCGGCGCCTACCCCGGCAAAGGCGCCGAGGAACGCGGTCAGTCCGAGGCCATTGCGCGCTCCACCGAGAAATGCCTGCAAATCGGCGTGCCGCTGATTTCGGGCGTGATTGGCGAGGGCGGCTCGGGCGGGGCGGTGGCCTTTGCCACCGCGAACCGCGTGGCGATGCTGGAACATTCGGTCTACTCGGTGATTTCGCCCGAGGGCTGCGCCTCGATCCTGTGGAAGGACGCCGAGAAGATGCGCGAAGCCGCCGAGGCCCTGCGCCTGACGGCGCAAGACCTTCTGAAACTGGGTGTGGCCGACAAGGTCATCGAAGAACCCCTGGGCGGCGCGCATCGCAACGCCGAAGCGGCGATCGCCTCGGTGGGCGAAAGCATCAAATCCCTGCTCTCGGAACTCGAAGGCAAAAGCCCTGAAAAACTGATCAAGGATCGCCGCAAGAAATTCCTGGACCTCGGGAACAAGGGCCTCGCGGCCTAA
- a CDS encoding cation:proton antiporter — MDLPVLLIALGALFLTGLLADTLGHRTRLPRVTILLACGIAVGPSGLDAIPLEAQALYDFLSVTALTMVAFLLGSSLTVEELTTHGRAILTISALIVVITMTLVTGGLWLLGLPLPLAILLGAIATATDPAATQDAIRQSDKSGPFPDILKGIVAIDDAWGLIAFSMAVVLAFSLGGELHLGHFGTAAWEVGGALGIGAMIGLPAAFLTGRLRDGEPMQTEALGIVFLTAGLAIWAEVSFLLAGMTAGALVANLARHHETAFHEIEHIQWPFMILFFLLAGASLNLSHLNGVGLALGGYVALRILGRALGGWIGGAAAATPAKHRPWYGMALLPQAGVAVGMALVAAQEFPEYADLLLGLTIATTVIFELIGPIATLWAINRVQRPDR, encoded by the coding sequence ATGGACCTTCCCGTTCTTCTTATCGCGCTTGGTGCACTTTTTCTGACCGGGCTACTCGCCGATACCCTTGGCCATCGAACGCGCCTGCCAAGGGTGACGATCCTTTTGGCCTGCGGCATCGCGGTGGGGCCCTCGGGCCTAGATGCGATCCCGCTTGAGGCACAGGCGCTGTACGATTTCCTCTCCGTGACCGCCCTGACCATGGTGGCCTTCCTCTTGGGAAGCTCCCTGACAGTGGAAGAACTCACCACCCATGGCCGGGCGATCCTGACAATCTCGGCCCTGATCGTCGTGATTACTATGACTCTGGTGACAGGCGGCTTGTGGCTACTGGGCCTACCCCTGCCCCTGGCGATCCTTCTGGGTGCCATTGCAACGGCGACCGACCCTGCCGCTACTCAGGATGCGATTCGCCAATCCGACAAATCCGGCCCTTTCCCGGATATTCTCAAGGGGATCGTCGCGATTGACGACGCTTGGGGCCTCATAGCCTTTTCCATGGCCGTGGTTCTGGCCTTCTCACTGGGTGGCGAATTGCATCTAGGCCACTTTGGCACCGCCGCGTGGGAAGTCGGCGGCGCACTGGGCATTGGCGCCATGATAGGCCTGCCCGCCGCCTTCCTCACGGGTCGACTGCGCGACGGCGAACCGATGCAGACCGAGGCCCTCGGCATCGTCTTCCTGACCGCAGGCCTCGCAATCTGGGCCGAGGTTTCCTTCCTGCTGGCGGGGATGACAGCGGGGGCCTTGGTGGCCAACCTCGCCCGCCACCACGAGACCGCCTTTCACGAGATCGAACATATCCAATGGCCCTTCATGATCCTGTTCTTCCTGTTGGCCGGAGCCTCACTGAATCTTTCGCATCTCAATGGCGTCGGCCTTGCGCTTGGCGGCTATGTCGCCCTGCGCATTCTTGGCCGCGCCCTTGGCGGCTGGATCGGCGGGGCCGCCGCCGCCACGCCCGCCAAACACCGCCCATGGTACGGCATGGCCCTGCTGCCACAGGCGGGGGTGGCCGTAGGCATGGCCCTTGTCGCCGCACAGGAATTTCCCGAATACGCCGACCTGTTGCTGGGGCTCACCATCGCCACCACGGTCATTTTCGAACTGATCGGCCCCATCGCCACGCTATGGGCCATCAACCGCGTGCAGCGCCCGGACCGCTAG
- a CDS encoding Lrp/AsnC family transcriptional regulator translates to MAEIDKINARILHELSRDGRISNLDLADRVGLSPSACLRRVQELERRGVIAGYRAVLDKSALGVGFTAYVTVALNSHIKSSQEAFERAMMQADEVVECHNTTGAVEYLLRVEAADLVSYKRFHTDVLGTLPQVHAITSYVVMGSPKDERA, encoded by the coding sequence ATGGCGGAAATAGACAAAATAAACGCGCGAATATTGCATGAGCTTTCACGCGATGGCCGGATCAGCAATCTTGATCTGGCGGATCGGGTCGGGCTGTCGCCTTCGGCCTGCCTGCGCCGGGTGCAGGAATTGGAGCGGCGCGGGGTGATCGCGGGCTATCGTGCGGTTCTGGACAAGAGCGCATTGGGGGTTGGCTTTACGGCTTATGTGACCGTGGCTTTGAACAGTCATATCAAATCCAGCCAAGAGGCCTTCGAGCGGGCCATGATGCAGGCCGACGAGGTGGTCGAATGCCACAACACCACCGGCGCGGTAGAGTATCTTTTGCGGGTCGAAGCCGCGGATCTTGTTTCGTACAAGCGGTTTCACACCGATGTTCTGGGAACCTTGCCGCAGGTTCACGCGATTACCTCTTACGTGGTGATGGGAAGCCCCAAGGACGAGCGCGCCTAG
- a CDS encoding GntR family transcriptional regulator, which produces MLLNPRPDPAPSAHDRVYRGLRSRIMHGQIAPGQALTLRGIGAEFGVSMTPAREAVRRLSAEGALTISSSGRVTTPELSNDRIEELAALRALIEVELASRALPRAHIALIDRLQTINTRIAEDIARQDAVAYIQRNLEFHRTLYLRAQAPAMLAMAETVWLQLGPTMRALYGRLRRKEPPQYHRLIIAALKAGDEPGLRLAVRSDVTQGLRMLAG; this is translated from the coding sequence ATGCTGCTGAATCCCCGCCCCGATCCGGCCCCATCGGCCCATGACCGTGTTTACCGCGGGCTGCGCAGCCGTATCATGCACGGGCAAATCGCCCCCGGTCAGGCCCTGACCCTGCGCGGCATCGGGGCCGAATTCGGGGTCTCGATGACCCCTGCGCGCGAGGCCGTGCGCCGCCTCTCGGCCGAAGGGGCGCTGACCATCTCAAGCTCGGGGCGCGTCACCACCCCGGAACTCAGCAATGACCGGATCGAGGAACTGGCCGCCCTGCGCGCGCTGATCGAAGTCGAGCTGGCCAGCCGCGCCCTGCCGCGCGCCCACATCGCTCTGATCGACCGGCTTCAAACCATCAACACCCGCATTGCCGAAGATATCGCCCGGCAGGATGCCGTGGCCTATATCCAGCGCAATCTTGAGTTCCACCGCACGCTTTACCTGCGCGCCCAAGCGCCCGCCATGCTGGCCATGGCCGAAACGGTCTGGCTGCAACTCGGCCCCACAATGCGCGCGCTTTACGGGCGGCTGCGCCGCAAGGAACCACCGCAATATCACCGCCTGATCATCGCCGCGCTCAAGGCCGGGGACGAACCCGGACTGCGCCTTGCCGTGCGCTCGGACGTGACCCAGGGCTTGCGTATGCTGGCGGGGTGA
- a CDS encoding LysE family translocator → MTFDLLAAIFGFALVTAGTPGPNNLMLMASGANFGFRRTVPHMLGIGLGFPTMVFLVGVGVMQVFDLWPLSYTILKVLSVGYLLYLAWKIANAAPPKATEASGRPLTFLQAAAFQWVNPKAWSMALSAVTLYAASRDIPAVLWVAGTYIAASLLSTTSWTVLGQQLRRLLKRPGTLQKFNFAMAALLVATLIPVLWPTGG, encoded by the coding sequence ATGACATTTGACCTTCTTGCCGCCATCTTCGGCTTCGCCCTCGTCACCGCCGGCACCCCCGGCCCGAATAACCTGATGCTCATGGCCTCGGGCGCGAACTTCGGCTTTCGCCGGACGGTGCCACATATGCTGGGCATAGGATTGGGATTTCCCACCATGGTGTTTCTGGTGGGTGTGGGCGTCATGCAGGTCTTTGATCTCTGGCCGCTCAGCTACACGATCCTCAAGGTGCTTAGCGTCGGCTACCTGCTCTACCTGGCTTGGAAAATCGCCAATGCCGCCCCCCCGAAGGCGACCGAGGCCAGTGGCCGCCCCCTCACCTTTTTGCAAGCCGCCGCCTTCCAATGGGTCAACCCCAAGGCGTGGTCCATGGCGCTTTCAGCGGTCACGCTTTACGCCGCCAGCCGTGACATCCCGGCGGTGCTTTGGGTGGCGGGCACCTATATAGCGGCGTCCCTGCTGTCCACCACGAGCTGGACAGTACTGGGCCAGCAACTCCGCCGCCTGCTCAAGCGCCCCGGCACCCTGCAAAAATTCAACTTTGCCATGGCCGCGCTTCTGGTCGCCACCCTGATCCCCGTGTTATGGCCCACAGGCGGGTGA
- a CDS encoding M48 family metallopeptidase, with translation MGQHILPGDPPIDLTLRRSGRARRISLRVSGLDGKVTLTLPHGVPEREALAFAAEKQAWLRRQLDKRPDQQAIGMGEALPLQGVMHRIALGTGRRIVAKDGILHVPGPEATLAPRLQAWLKAQARDRLAAASDYYAAKLGHPYTRLTLRDTRSRWGSCSSAGGLMYSWRLIMAPAPVLDYVAAHEVAHLAEMNHSPAFWATVDRLYPGYEPHRRWLRENGTTLHSYRFGD, from the coding sequence ATGGGTCAACATATCCTGCCGGGCGATCCGCCGATTGACCTGACCCTGCGCCGGTCAGGCCGGGCCAGGCGTATTTCACTGCGTGTTTCGGGGCTTGATGGCAAGGTCACGCTAACCCTCCCGCATGGCGTACCCGAGCGCGAGGCCCTGGCCTTTGCCGCCGAAAAGCAGGCGTGGTTGCGCCGTCAACTGGACAAGCGTCCCGATCAACAGGCTATCGGCATGGGCGAGGCCCTGCCCCTTCAGGGCGTGATGCACCGAATCGCCCTCGGTACGGGCCGCCGCATCGTCGCAAAAGACGGCATTCTACATGTCCCCGGCCCCGAGGCCACGCTGGCGCCACGGCTACAGGCCTGGCTCAAGGCACAGGCGCGCGACCGGCTCGCCGCCGCATCGGATTACTATGCCGCCAAGCTGGGCCATCCCTATACCCGCCTTACACTACGCGATACGCGCTCGCGCTGGGGGTCATGCTCCTCAGCCGGTGGTCTGATGTATTCCTGGCGGCTGATCATGGCCCCGGCCCCGGTGCTCGATTACGTCGCGGCCCATGAGGTGGCGCATCTGGCCGAAATGAATCATTCCCCCGCCTTTTGGGCCACCGTGGACCGACTATACCCGGGATATGAGCCACACCGCCGCTGGCTTCGGGAAAACGGCACGACGCTACACAGCTATCGCTTTGGCGATTGA